A single Drosophila miranda strain MSH22 chromosome XR, D.miranda_PacBio2.1, whole genome shotgun sequence DNA region contains:
- the LOC108151049 gene encoding uncharacterized protein LOC108151049 isoform X6 produces the protein MERRQTLDSSMSSLYSAASSSRQIQSQSHPQPHPQSHPQLQLQSQLSQQSQQSHPSPSQLDAFNYSATMSSSSPTPSQALSTGTTAAATTTAAPSLRATTIGTVVVRCGPIQLVIALLQSPEKIYIKVVELEPKITSLGENLEESVRMQREHDDTLRNLQSLPGPMDEFVQKADKLLASKRISSELVNAMADTLNVIWQDILNLLQDRQHILLLCTQFHDKMTQCFRRMDQLEMACSETQQPMDVPHVQEFLSRFKQLRIDMLTGVMAALKDGNELLSQLEELEKLETLDTRPEHIKRDATRAVHQVQQWLEALHDRRNDLEVAWQTRKTQMEQCLALGLLGRELIDLEAALQKARMDLNTMYSLGECEHTANEMLARYREWKQQALLLRDRALKITRAKEKVQSAGLFSGDEACARAYAVLSGCTEHLDLVDQREHWLHQSREFFAKAEHTLSVLEKLELELASVKLPPNSPESYAMFSKVERDVRSFTEEPLRLGYGILDEVGRTQPETQGVKRVLDELENRKAYIEGICAHSSEDQQKVQRALAEFLAQHNELLAWLRASGQLHLQQSVDMGRNLQQSKQFLLQHHELMQDLEIKGELINLLLESIKVHLESLSPQQRYDVDSKAESLHKHWIELKDLVLKRVDYVSLLIEFFEQANELSSQLNHLQRQLQQTPDEHKLQFLQATWSNIILTFSELKSRGQRFINLKIVDPYLETKSSTQAVEETLNGFSKRQCDVTSSLENWTTTIQEKREVEYLLEKVMSDNEETVAKSTQVDTQLYPVFGSPSVDTKQLLSGIREKLSFVGQDIERAQDEIQHRIQTTLSIQTKDQQSLAKIEQVINNLRMLKARLDGIKYDYRTLIESVLLFLENIAQLRNEIDEYFARQHPSPSQSSGSVERSIAEHERFRDHCMDKFRSLITQSELLIDRVRVLEPPGAREIDTDRILKLLEILRIHFETQCSARMSSLERLEKIEQFRNDLEDIDRSLDSVSKQLHDINGQSVDSLAAAKTTSLAFEYFERTIELLEKRIEKFTDSTSQQLLITNPESEQYVKEELRKLNDKWQGFKDQVKQKRKSLNQATEFFEVVEKIDAEYREISYFYSSVSNKVPYLRDSVEAANLVNDIENYVTSREPGLRSKLDSASQCAHDMSKVSALYNDVMNIFQSFIKLKMDINIVQERLNQEQRQREQRERDSRDQAEREKAMREAEARERAAREEQARLESQRQQAAIEQAQRELVARELALREQAVREEESRLKAVREQAAREQLARAQAAREEEMRIQTLREIAKREEEARLHSKREEEIRIKREDESRAKREEEARIQREEITRLQTLRDQVDQQRIVTENIRKDIQVNSIFTELRYASPLFVRPLKDAVTREGDRFVFECEVTGTPEPAVEWFKDGISILSHADYKTSLDKGICRLVIEETFAADSARFSCRASNLVGTCDTNATLAVRENAAEVQLVPPRILRFLESGKATEGSSFQFGCIVAGVPLPTVQWFKNDKCIDDSPDYVISYNNGEATLRFEEVFLEDDAVYTCSASNPAGIEHCSASLIVEPLEPTELPSFKVPLSNAMARVGQKIKLEAVVSGIPRPDICWVHNGKPFQPRDAKYEYGRVTLIIPQAYPNDAGSYVLSAKNLAGEAYTSCNVIVKGRLPNETSDSEMASDIEPIKPAVHLPLKDVSIFEGKPVRLDCVIVGQPEPEVIWYHNERPVKESADVQLLFQGDRCSLIVQEVYQEDAGHYKVVAINSAGETSSSCELKVTPLNLQAEPATRAQVERQSLPKDAQPKFERLLSDVLADEGEQVVLEVQASGDQPLSAQWYLTNKELQLDDRVTATGDPESGVFKLILNNASVDDKGVYTVKVSNQAGDAKCFSHLIVKSVNAPENRRSSQSSVEIVERHACPEFRELFSDKQGSIDDVVKFECIVKGRPTPKVHWFFNDQPVHGHNFLVSTSGDRQVLTIQKLTHDAVGKISCVAENEAGKATCVAFLNIIGSGLPASSDLQTMTQEHNTESSRVTIKKQTFTTTSTSQVNSYEGNVPQTEVHHSSAHIDQSLKQLGQQRPEIMESHHYQELHKSKEMSTPSLQQKSFTVVQSAANGGGPSPLPAITIPDSPTRLRKEIAPRFTTPLTGKIVDQGADVSMEAIYDGYPSPEIKVEKNGGQLFDNPHTKISNKFNRVTIELKQVGVADAGRYAVTASNAVGQSTSTADLVVKKTIFPPVFGRRLQAQVAKRGEKLIMEVEVTGLPDPTVLWLKDDKPIQDAGISPHRLLAQGNSYRLIIEKAQTSDSGKYMVRATNAGGEAKSIADCAILEPSPERLQEVVKTIVYETTPTGAPTPATASALSDFKTEDFFSSSKVTSNYSSSSSHHQETKYSSTGPVTVLPQPSPVPAQRKTPAAEFSDYSSEVDERFRSVSRTNESDADIKGYRVVFPPTPTPRTNVATNGHKSPVVVITPSPMEFEPMPHESRPKFEPIGKEIRHEIKTESSSSSSSKQSKFLQQQQQQQQPVFKPKPVAAKFIAATQQQQQQQAQQHSPSRPTMYYNAVAGAPMHLAKVATETKNSMQMHESTESSQRVVNMQQTKRIIHFDSQQQQQHQQQQPLEPFPYSPAPSRTPSRQSHLPPPATPTKFIPGEFRESDYESEVEGGSRIQPLWSPYGDGLARGYRRVAPPQGSARSCSLPRAYERVLSPMEFDRGPEMPTKIHVDVNTLRKEQRGGSTVTTQHSTQSLNRNTTMRGQHQHQQQQQQQQSMDQIDRAGTLPRCGYSSSSSTLQQQAEGQGKRMGSTFLQKSHQFIEDVSRDVQQQQRNGHGHVLRPGFKRAPSEGSNQPQAYRDESRVSQYGTKCIDPNTGLIYFKYDFGYEFGILFPGEGHKFVQSQWNGKGNGGHGPIQNGGRHSPYPLKLAPGNELVIPVQHEHTGRGTPTPGYGATPGYGATPVQGATPVYGYTPGYNSAPGYSSDNETQRRHVGPSGGPRLAARCNPQKRYSLPSSHSHSLDIHLDRLHAQAPRLPTEQQLIRTVPELPNTEPVNAHLSRDEQAQRQPLFITPLKDIAVGVGGTARFECIVQAHPQPQVNWSHNGGHLGHGSRHFIEYRNGVCRLTLPQAYPDDNGSYVCTAMNPLGAASTSGNLNVSSTNRGFRY, from the exons AGTCCCGAGAAGATCTACATCAAAGTCGTCGAGCTGGAGCCAAAGATCACGTCGCTGGGCGAGAATCTCGAAGAGTCCGTGCGCATGCAGCGGGAGCACGATGATACCCTGCGAAATCTGCAG AGCCTGCCCGGACCGATGGACGAGTTCGTGCAGAAGGCCGACAAGCTGCTGGCCAGCAAGAGGATCAGCTCGGAGCTGGTCAACGCCATGGCCGACACCTTGAACGTCATCTGGCAGGACATCCTGAACCTGCTGCAGGACCGGCAGCACATTCTGCTGCTCTGCACACAGTTCCACGACAAAATGACGCAGTGCTTCAGGCGCATGGACCAGCTGGAGATGGCCTGCAGCGAGACCCAGCAGCCGATGGATGTGCCGCATGTGCAGGAGTTCCTCAGCAGATTCAAGCAGCTGAGGATCGACATGCTCACGGGCGTGATGGCCGCCCTGAAGGACGGCAACGAGCTGCTCTCGCAgctggaggagctggagaagCTGGAGACCCTGGACACGCGGCCCGAGCACATCAAGCGGGACGCCACGCGGGCCGTCCACCAGGTGCAGCAGTGGCTGGAGGCCCTGCACGACCGCAGGAACGACCTGGAGGTCGCCTGGCAGACGCGCAAGACACAGATGGAGCAGTGCCTGGCCCTGGGCCTGCTCGGACGAGAGCTGATCGACCTGGAGGCGGCCCTGCAGAAGGCCAGGATGGACCTCAACACCATGTACAGCCTCGGGGAGTGCGAGCACACGGCCAACGAGATGCTGGCCCGGTACAGGGAGTGGAAGCAGCAGGCGCTGCTCCTTCGCGATCGTGCGCTGAAGATCACCCGCGCCAaggagaaggtccagtcggCGGGTCTCTTTTCGGGGGACGAGGCCTGTGCCCGGGCCTATGCCGTCCTCAGCGGCTGCACCGAGCACCTGGATCTCGTGGATCAGCGCGAGCACTGGCTGCACCAGTCGCGGGAGTTCTTCGCCAAGGCCGAGCACACGCTCAGTGTCCTGGagaagctggagctggagctggcgaGCGTCAAGCTGCCGCCGAACTCCCCCGAGAGCTATGCCATGTTCTCCAAGGTGGAGCGCGACGTGCGAAGCTTCACCGAGGAGCCGCTGCGACTAGGCTACGGCATCTTGGACGAGGTGGGCCGCACGCAACCGGAGACGCAGGGCGTCAAGCGGGTCCTCGACGAGCTGGAGAACCGCAAGGCCTACATCGAGGGCATCTGTGCGCACAGCAGCGAGGACCAGCAGAAGGTGCAGCGAGCCCTCGCCGAGTTCCTCGCCCAGCACAACGAGCTCCTGGCCTGGCTGCGGGCCTCCGGGCAGCTGCATCTCCAACAGAGCGTGGACATGGGCCGGAATCTGCAGCAGTCGAAGCAGTTCCTCCTGCAGCATCACGAGCTAATGCAGGACTTGGAG ATCAAGGGAGAACTCATCAACCTACTCCTCGAGAGCATCAAAGTCCACTTGGAGTCGCTGAGCCCTCAGCAGCGCTACGATGTCGACTCGAAGGCCGAGTCCCTGCACAAGCACTGGATCGAACTCAAGGATCTGGTGCTGAAGCGCGTCGACTACGTCTCCCTGCTGATCGAGTTCTTCGAGCAGGCCAACGAGCTCTCTAGTCAGCTGAATCACCTGCAGCGCCAGCTCCAGCAGACGCCCGACGAGCACAAGCTGCAGTTCCTCCAGGCCACATGGTCCAACATTATCCTGACCTTCAGCGAGCTCAAGTCCCGCGGACAGCGATTCATCAACTTGAAA ATTGTGGATCCATATCTCGAGACGAAATCCTCGACGCAGGCAGTGGAAGAGACGCTGAACGGTTTCAGTAAGCGGCAGTGCGACGTGACGAGCAGTTTGGAGAATTGGACAACGACCATCCAGGAGAAGCGAGAAGTTGAATATCTGCTAGAGAAAGTCATGAGCGATAACGAGGAG ACGGTTGCCAAGAGCACCCAGGTGGACACCCAATTGTATCCCGTCTTCGGTTCCCCCTCGGTGGACACGAAGCAACTGCTGTCGGGCATACGGGAGAAGCTCAGCTTCGTCGGCCAGGACATTGAGCGGGCCCAGGACGAGATCCAGCACCGCATTCAGACCACCCTGAGCATCCAGACCAAGGACCAGCAGTCGCTGGCCAAAATCGAGCAGGTGATCAACAATCTGCGCATGCTGAAGGCCCGCCTCGACGGCATCAAGTACGACTATCGCACTCTCATCGAGAGCGTGCTGCTCTTCCTGGAGAACATTGCGCAGCTGCGAAACGAGATCGATGAGTATTTCGCGAGGCAGCACCCGTCCCCATCCCAATCGTCGGGCAGTGTGGAGCGCAGCATTGCAGAGCACGAGAGATTCCGCGATCATTGCATGGATAAATTTAGATCGTTAATCACACAATCCGAACTGCTGATCGATCGGGTGCGCGTGCTGGAGCCGCCGGGGGCACGCGAAATCGACACCGATCGCATTTTGAAGTTGTTGGAGATTCTGCGCATTCACTTCGAGACGCAGTGCAGTGCCAGAATGTCGTCGCTCGAGCGGCTCGAGAAGATCGAGCAGTTCCGCAACGATCTGGAGGACATCGATCGGAGTCTGGACAGCGTCAGCAAGCAGCTGCACGACATCAATGGCCAGAGTGTCGATAGTCTGGCGGCGGCCAAGACCACATCGCTGGCATTTGAGTATTTTGAACGTACCATTGAG CTGCTCGAGAAACGCATCGAAAAGTTCACAGattcgacgagccagcagCTGCTGATCACGAATCCCGAAAGCGAACAGTACGTCAAGGAGGAGCTCCGTAAACTCAACGACAAGTGGCAGGGCTTCAAGGATCAGGTGAAGCAGAAACGAAAGAGCCTCAATCAGGCCACAGAGTTCTTCGAGGTTGTCGAAAAG ATCGATGCCGAATATCGGGAGATCAGCTATTTCTACAGCAGCGTCTCCAACAAGGTCCCGTATCTGCGCGACTCTGTGGAGGCGGCCAACCTCGTCAACGACATCGAGAACTATGTCACAAGTCGGGAGCCGGGACTGCGCTCGAAGCTGGACAGTGCCTCGCAGTGCGCCCACGACATGAGCAAGGTGTCGGCGCTCTACAACGATGTGATGAACATCTTCCAGTCCTTCATCAAGCTCAAAATGGACATCAACATTGTGCAGGAGCGCCTGAACCAGGAGCAGCGACAGCGGGAGCAGAGGGAGCGCGACTCGCGCGATCAGGCGGAACGGGAGAAGGCCATGCGCGAGGCAGAGGCCAGGGAGCGCGCGGCCAGGGAGGAGCAGGCCCGTCTGGAGAGCCAGCGACAGCAGGCGGCCATCGAGCAGGCCCAAAGGGAGCTGGTGGCCCGGGAGCTGGCGCTGCGCGAGCAGGCCGTTCGCGAGGAGGAGTCCCGGCTGAAGGCCGTGCGGGAGCAGGCCGCCCGGGAGCAACTGGCCCGGGCACAGGCGGCCCGCGAGGAGGAGATGCGCATTCAAACGCTGCGGGAGATTGCCAAGCGCGAGGAGGAGGCCCGTCTGCACAGCAAGCGCGAGGAGGAGATCCGAATCAAGCGCGAGGACGAGTCGCGCGCCAAGCGCGAGGAGGAGGCCCGCATTCAGCGCGAGGAGATCACGCGCCTGCAAACACTGCGCGACCAGGTGGACCAGCAGCGCATCGTCACCGAGAACATCCGCAAGGACATCCAGGTGAACTCCATCTTCACGGAGCTGCGCTACGCCTCGCCGCTGTTCGTGCGCCCCCTCAAGGACGCCGTGACCCGCGAGGGCGATCGATTCGTGTTCGAGTGCGAGGTCACCGGCACACCAGAGCCCGCCGTCGAGTGGTTCAAGGACGGCATCAGCATCCTGAGCCACGCCGACTACAAGACCAGCCTCGACAAGGGCATCTGTCGCCTGGTGATCGAGGAGACCTTCGCCGCCGACTCGGCGCGCTTCAGCTGCCGGGCCTCCAACCTGGTGGGCACCTGCGACACCAATGCCACGCTGGCAGTGCGCGAGAATGCCGCAGAGGTGCAGCTGGTGCCGCCCCGCATACTGCGGTTCCTCGAGAGCGGCAAGGCCACCGAGGGCAGCTCCTTCCAGTTCGGCTGCATCGTCGCGGGGGTGCCCCTGCCCACGGTGCAGTGGTTCAAGAACGACAAGTGCATCGACGACTCGCCGGACTATGTCATCAGCTACAACAACGGCGAGGCCACGCTCCGCTTCGAGGAGGTCTTCCTCGAGGACGACGCGGTGTACACCTGCAGTGCCTCCAATCCGGCGGGCATCGAGCACTGTTCCGCCAGCCTGATTGTAGAAC CTTTGGAGCCCACAGAACTCCCCAGCTTCAAGGTTCCGCTGTCGAATGCCATGGCCCGCGTGGGCCAAAAGATCAAGCTGGAGGCCGTCGTGAGTGGCATACCCCGACCGGACATCTGCTGGGTGCACAATGGCAAGCCGTTCCAGCCACGCGATGCAAAG TATGAATACGGCCGCGTAACGCTGATAATCCCCCAAGCTTATCCCAACGACGCCGGATCGTACGTTCTGAGCGCCAAGAATCTAGCCGGAGAGGCATACACTAGCTGCAACGTCATTGTCAAGGGTCGCCTCCCCAACGAAACGTCCGATTCCGAGATGGCCAGCGACATAGAGCCGATCAAGCCGGCAGTCCACCTGCCGCTGAAGGATGTCTCCATTTTCGAGGGCAAGCCGGTGCGTCTGGACTGCGTGATTGTGGGTCAACCAGAGCCAGAGGTCATCTGGTATCACAACGAGCGGCCCGTCAAGGAGTCCGCCGACGTCCAGCTGCTGTTCCAGGGCGATCGCTGCTCGCTGATCGTCCAGGAGGTGTACCAGGAGGACGCCGGCCACTACAAGGTGGTGGCCATCAATTCGGCAGGGGAGACATCGAGCAGCTGCGAGCTGAAGGTCACGCCGCTGAACCTGCAGGCCGAGCCGGCCACAAGGGCCCAGGTGGAGAGGCAGAGCCTGCCCAAGGACGCGCAGCCAAAGTTCGAGCGCCTGCTGTCCGATGTTCTGGCCGATGAGGGCGAACAGGTGGTCCTGGAGGTGCAGGCCAGCGGCGACCAGCCTCTGAGCGCCCAGTGGTATCTGACCAACAAGGAGCTGCAGCTGGACGATCGCGTCACTGCCACGGGGGACCCCGAGTCCGGCGTCTTCAAGCTGATCCTGAACAATGCCAGCGTCGACGACAAGGGCGTCTACACGGTGAAGGTCTCCAACCAGGCGGGGGACGCCAAGTGCTTCTCGCATCTGATTGTAAAGTCCGTGAATGCCCCCGAGAACCGCCGCAGCAGCCAGTCCTCCGTGGAGATCGTAGAGCGACACGCCTGTCCCGAGTTCAGGGAGCTCTTCAGCGACAAGCAGGGCAGCATCGATGACGTGGTCAAGTTCGAGTGCATTGTCAAGGGCAGGCCCACGCCCAAGGTCCACTGGTTCTTCAACGACCAGCCCGTCCACGGACACAACTTCCTCGTCTCCACGAGCGGCGACCGCCAGGTGCTGACCATCCAGAAGCTCACCCACGATGCCGTCGGCAAGATTAGCTGTGTGGCCGAGAACGAGGCGGGAAAGGCCACCTGTGTGGCCTTCCTGAACATCATCGGCAGCGGCCTGCCCGCCTCCAGCGACCTGCAGACCATGACCCAGGAGCACAACACCGAATCGTCGCGTGTGACCATCAAAAAGCAGACATTCACCACCACCTCCACGTCGCAGGTGAACTCCTACGAGGGCAACGTGCCCCAGACGGAGGTGCACCACTCCTCGGCCCACATTGACCAGTCGCTGAAGCAGTTGGGCCAGCAGCGGCCCGAGATCATGGAGAGCCACCACTACCAGGAGCTGCACAAGAGCAAGGAGATGAGCACGCCCAGCCTGCAGCAGAAGTCCTTCACGGTCGTTCAGTCGGCCGCCAATGGCGGAGGTCCTTCGCCTCTGCCTGCCATCACCATCCCCGACTCCCCCACTCGCCTGCGCAAGGAGATTGCCCCTCGCTTCACCACCCCCCTCACGGGCAAGATCGTCGATCAGGGCGCCGACGTCAGCATGGAGGCCATCTACGACGGCTACCCCTCCCCCGAGATCAAGGTGGAGAAGAACGGCGGCCAGCTGTTCGATAATCCGCACACGAAAATCTCCAATAAATTCAATCGCGTCACCATCGAGCTCAAGCAGGTGGGCGTGGCCGATGCGGGACGCTACGCGGTGACAGCCTCCAATGCCGTGGGCCAATCGACCAGCACCGCCGATTTGGTGGTCAAAA AGACCATCTTTCCGCCAGTCTTTGGGAGGCGCTTGCAGGCACAGGTCGCCAAAAGGGGCGAGAAACTGATCATGGAGGTGGAGGTCACAGGACTGCCAGACCCCACTGTGCTCTGGCTGAAGGACGATAAGCCCATACAAGATGCCGGCATATCCCCGCACCGACTGCTTGCCCAGGGCAACTCCTATCGTCTGATCATTGAGAAAG CACAAACCTCAGACTCTGGCAAGTATATGGTAAGAGCCACCAATGCCGGCGGGGAGGCCAAAAGCATCGCCGATTGTGCCATTCTGGAGCCATCGCCGGAGCGCCTCCAAGAGGTCGTCAAGACCATTGTGTATGAGACCACGCCCACGGGCGCGCCCACGCCCGCGACAGCATCGGCCTTGAGCGATTTTAAAACTGAA GACTTCTTTAGCAGCTCGAAGGTGACCAGCAActacagcagcagctcctCGCACCACCAGGAGACCAAGTACTCGTCGACAGGGCCCGTCACGGTCCTGCCGCAGCCGAGTCCTGTGCCGGCCCAGCGAAAGACCCCGGCGGCAGAGTTCAGTGACTACAGCAGCGAGGTGGACGAACGCTTCCGCTCGGTGTCCCGCACCAACGAATCGGATGCGGACATCAAGGGGTATCGAGTGGTCTTCCCCCCCACACCCACGCCGCGTACGAACGTGGCCACGAACGGGCACAAGTCCCCGGTGGTGGTGATCACCCCCTCGCCCATGGAGTTCGAGCCCATGCCCCATGAGAGCCGCCCCAAATTCGAGCCGATTGGCAAGGAGATTCGTCACGAGATCAAGAcggagagcagcagcagcagcagctcaaaGCAATCCAAGTtcttgcaacagcagcaacagcagcagcagcccgtATTCAAGCCCAAGCCTGTGGCAGCAAAGTTTATAGCTGccacacagcagcagcagcagcagcaggcgcaaCAGCACTCGCCTTCTCGTCCGACCATGTACTACaatgctgttgctggtgcccCCATGCATCTGGCGAAGGTCGCCACCGAGACCAAGAACTCGATGCAGATGCACGAGTCCACCGAGAGCTCTCAGCGGGTGGTCAACATGCAGCAGACAAAGCGAATCATTCACTTTGAcagccaacagcagcagcagcatcagcagcagcagccgttgGAGCCCTTCCCCTACAGCCCAGCCCCGAGTCGCACGCCTTCGCGGCAGTCGCATCTGCCCCCACCGGCCACGCCCACAAAATTCATACCCGGCGAGTTCCGGGAGAGCGACTACGAGAGCGAGGTGGAGGGCGGCTCGCGCATCCAGCCGCTCTGGTCGCCCTACGGCGACGGCCTGGCCCGGGGATACCGCCGTGTGGCGCCGCCCCAGGGCTCGGCACGCTCCTGCAGCCTGCCACGCGCCTACGAGAGGGTGCTCTCCCCAATGGAGTTCGATCGGGGCCCCGAAATGCCCACCAAGATCCACGTGGATGTGAATACTCTGAGGAAAGAGCAGCGGGGCGGCAGCACAGTGACCACGCAGCACAGCACCCAGTCCTTGAACAGAAACACCACGATGAGGGgacagcatcagcatcagcagcagcagcagcaacagcagtccATGGATCAGATAGATAGGGCTGGCACCCTGCCGCGTTGTggatacagcagcagcagcagcaccctGCAGCAGCAGGCCGAGGGTCAGGGCAAGCGCATGGGCTCCACGTTCCTACAGAAGTCCCATCAATTCATCGAGGATGTCAGCAGGGAtgtgcagcagcaacagaggAATGGCCATGGCCATGTCCTGCGACCGGGATTCAAGCGTGCCCCCAGCGAAGGCAGCAATCAGCCGCAGGCCTATCGCGATGAGTCGCGGGTCTCCCAATACG GCACCAAATGCATCGACCCCAACACCGGTTTGATCTATTTCAAATACGATTTTGGCTACGAATTCGGTATACTCTTTCCCGGCGAGGGCCACAAGTTTGTCCAGAGCCAGTGGAACGGCAAGGGGAACGGCGGCCATGGGCCCATCCAGAATGGCGGTCGCCACTCGCCGTATCCCCTGAAGCTGGCCCCGGGGAATGAGCTGGTCATACCCGTGCAGCACGAGCACACGGGCAGGGGTACACCCACACCAGGCTATGGCGCGACACCCGGCTATGGCGCTACACCCGTCCAAGGCGCCACACCCGTCTATGGCTACACTCCTGGCTATAACTCCGCTCCTGGCTATAGTTCCGACAATGAAACACAACGTCGCCATGTGGGACCCTCTGGCGGGCCGCGTTTGGCCGCGCGCTGCAATCCCCAGAAGCGTTACAGTCTGCcgagcagccacagccacagcctcgACATACATCTCGATCGGTTGCACGCCCAGGCGCCGCGTCTCCCAACCGAACAGCAACTGATCCGCACAG TGCCGGAACTGCCCAATACGGAACCCGTCAATGCCCATTTGAGCCGCGATGAGCAGGCACAAAGGCAGCCATTATTCATAACG CCCCTGAAAGACATTGCAGTGGGCGTTGGGGGCACAGCCCGTTTCGAATGCATTGTCCAGGCCCATCCGCAGCCGCAGGTCAACTGGAGCCACAACGGCGGGCATTTGGGGCACGGCAGTCGGCATTTCATTGAGTACCGGAACGGCGTGTGCCGTCTAACACTGCCACAGGCCTATCCGG ACGACAATGGGAGCTACGTTTGCACCGCCATGAATCCGCTGGGAGCCGCCAGCACAAGCGGAAATTTGAATGTTTCGAGCACAAACCGTGGATTTAGATACTAA